In Candidatus Sodalis pierantonius str. SOPE, one DNA window encodes the following:
- the fmt gene encoding methionyl-tRNA formyltransferase: MSDSLRIIFAGTPDFAVRHLDALIRAQHQVVGVFTQPDRPAGRGNRLTPSPVKQLAERHSLPVFQPSSLRKPEGQGWVAALKADIMVVVAYGLILPQAVLDLPRLGCINVHGSLLPRWRGAAPIQRALWAGDDRTGVTIMQIDAGLDTGAMLHKATCVIEPNDTSASLYDKLAQIGPDALLSTLEQLAAGRAAAEPQDNALATYADKPSKDEAQLDWRLPAAQLERCIRAFNPWPISYFPLSGQPIKVWAASVDARQTASCAPGTIVAVDKAGIHIATGQGMLTLTQLQPAGKKAMPVQDLLNSRPEWFIPGTLLDNC; encoded by the coding sequence GTGTCCGACTCTTTACGTATTATCTTCGCCGGTACGCCGGATTTTGCCGTGCGCCATTTGGACGCGCTGATTCGCGCCCAACATCAGGTGGTCGGCGTTTTCACCCAGCCGGACCGGCCCGCCGGACGCGGCAACCGATTGACGCCCAGCCCGGTCAAGCAGTTGGCGGAGCGGCATAGCCTCCCGGTATTTCAACCTTCTTCGCTGCGCAAACCCGAAGGGCAAGGGTGGGTGGCCGCATTGAAGGCGGATATCATGGTGGTGGTGGCCTATGGCCTGATCCTGCCTCAGGCGGTCCTGGACCTGCCGCGCCTTGGCTGCATCAACGTTCATGGGTCGCTATTACCGCGATGGCGCGGGGCGGCACCGATTCAGCGAGCATTGTGGGCCGGCGACGACCGAACCGGCGTAACGATCATGCAGATAGATGCCGGCCTTGATACCGGCGCCATGCTGCATAAGGCGACCTGTGTTATTGAGCCCAACGACACCAGTGCCTCGCTGTATGACAAATTGGCGCAAATCGGGCCAGACGCCCTATTGTCCACGCTTGAGCAGCTTGCCGCCGGTCGCGCCGCAGCCGAGCCACAAGACAACGCGCTCGCGACCTATGCGGACAAACCCAGCAAAGACGAAGCCCAGCTCGACTGGCGCCTGCCCGCGGCGCAGCTTGAGCGCTGTATCCGCGCCTTCAACCCCTGGCCCATCAGCTATTTTCCGCTGTCGGGGCAGCCAATCAAAGTTTGGGCCGCCAGCGTAGACGCCCGGCAGACGGCGTCATGTGCGCCAGGCACGATTGTGGCCGTGGACAAGGCCGGCATTCACATCGCCACCGGCCAGGGCATGCTAACGCTCACGCAGTTGCAGCCAGCGGGTAAAAAGGCGATGCCGGTCCAGGATTTACTCAATTCACGCCCCGAATGGTTTATTCCCGGTACACTTCTGGATAATTGTTAA
- a CDS encoding IS256-like element ISSoEn2 family transposase, producing the protein MDEKQLQALANELAKNLKTPEDLSHFDRLLKKISVEAALNAEMTHHLGYDKNQPKPGTNARNGYSTKTVTTGDGPLALRTPRDRDGSFEPQLVKKNQTRITGMDNQILSLYAKGMTTREIAAAFKELYDAYVSPALVSKVTDAVMEQVVEWQNRPLDAVYPIVYLDCIVLKVRQDSRIINKSVFLALGINIEGQKELLGMWLAENEGAKFWLNVLTELKNRGLNDILIACVDGLKGFPDTINAVYPEARLQLCIVHMVRNSLRFVSWKDYKAVTRDLKAIYQAPTEEAGLQALEAFSSAWDIRYPQISRSWQANWANLATFFAYPTDIRKVIYTTNAIESLNSVIRHAIKKRKVFPTDDAVKKVVWLAIQAASQKWTMPLRDWRMAMSRFIIEFGERLDGHRRACLEICVFA; encoded by the coding sequence ATGGACGAAAAACAGTTGCAGGCTCTGGCTAACGAACTGGCCAAAAATCTCAAAACCCCTGAAGATCTCAGTCACTTCGATCGGCTGCTGAAAAAAATCAGCGTCGAAGCAGCTCTCAATGCCGAAATGACCCATCACCTCGGCTACGATAAAAATCAGCCTAAACCGGGGACCAACGCCCGCAACGGCTATTCCACAAAAACCGTTACCACTGGCGATGGCCCGCTGGCGCTGCGTACTCCGCGCGATCGTGACGGTTCCTTTGAACCGCAACTGGTGAAGAAGAACCAGACCCGGATTACCGGGATGGATAACCAGATTTTATCGTTGTACGCCAAAGGGATGACCACCCGCGAGATCGCCGCCGCGTTCAAAGAGCTGTATGACGCCTATGTCTCGCCGGCGCTGGTTTCAAAGGTCACCGATGCGGTCATGGAGCAGGTTGTTGAATGGCAAAACCGGCCTCTGGATGCAGTCTATCCCATTGTTTATCTTGACTGTATCGTTCTAAAAGTCCGGCAGGACAGCCGCATCATCAACAAATCTGTGTTCCTGGCGCTGGGCATCAACATCGAAGGCCAGAAAGAGTTGCTAGGTATGTGGCTGGCCGAAAATGAAGGCGCAAAGTTCTGGCTGAACGTGCTGACAGAGCTGAAAAACCGCGGCCTGAACGATATCCTTATCGCCTGCGTAGACGGGCTGAAAGGTTTCCCTGACACTATTAACGCGGTGTATCCGGAGGCGCGGCTCCAGCTGTGTATCGTGCATATGGTGCGCAACAGCCTGCGGTTCGTCTCCTGGAAGGACTACAAGGCCGTCACCCGCGACCTGAAAGCTATCTATCAGGCCCCTACGGAAGAAGCCGGCTTGCAGGCGCTGGAAGCATTCTCCAGTGCCTGGGACATCCGCTACCCGCAAATAAGTCGAAGCTGGCAGGCAAACTGGGCCAATCTGGCCACGTTCTTTGCCTACCCAACGGACATCCGCAAGGTGATCTACACGACCAACGCCATCGAGTCGTTAAACAGCGTGATCCGGCATGCCATCAAAAAGCGCAAGGTGTTCCCGACCGACGACGCAGTGAAAAAGGTGGTGTGGCTGGCGATACAGGCGGCCTCACAGAAATGGACAATGCCTTTGAGGGACTGGCGCATGGCAATGAGCCGCTTTATTATCGAGTTCGGTGAACGCCTGGACGGTCACCGAAGAGCCTGTTTAGAAATTTGTGTATTTGCCTGA
- a CDS encoding IS5-like element ISSoEn1 family transposase, protein MAKQKFKITNWPAYNNALRQRGDLTVWLDESAIAAWTESTPPEHRGRPLHYTDMAITTVLMIKRVFNLSLRALQGFVDSIFKLMGLSLRCPDYSLVSRRAKTVDISIKTPTRGEISHLVIDGTGLKIFGEGEWKVRQHGAERRRVWRKLHLAVDSATHEIICADLSLSGTTDAQALPGLINQTHRKIREASADSAYDTRYCHDALLRKKIKPLIPPRSGAQYWPARYHERNHAVANQHLSGNNDTWKKKVGYHRRSLAETAMFRFKILLGGHLSLHDYDAQVGEAMAMVKALNRITLLGMPNSVRIM, encoded by the coding sequence ATGGCAAAGCAAAAGTTTAAAATCACCAACTGGCCCGCATATAACAATGCGCTCAGGCAGCGGGGGGACCTGACAGTATGGCTTGATGAGTCAGCCATTGCTGCATGGACTGAGAGTACACCACCTGAACATCGTGGCCGGCCGCTTCACTACACCGATATGGCCATTACCACGGTTCTGATGATAAAGCGCGTGTTTAACCTTTCGCTCCGGGCGTTACAGGGTTTCGTTGACTCGATTTTTAAACTGATGGGGCTGTCGCTGCGCTGCCCAGATTACTCTCTGGTCAGCCGGCGAGCAAAAACCGTCGACATCAGCATAAAAACGCCAACCCGCGGCGAAATCTCACACCTGGTCATCGATGGCACCGGCCTGAAAATCTTCGGCGAAGGCGAATGGAAAGTCAGGCAGCATGGGGCTGAGAGGCGCAGAGTATGGCGCAAGCTTCATCTGGCAGTAGATAGCGCGACACATGAAATTATCTGTGCCGATTTATCGCTAAGCGGTACGACAGATGCGCAGGCGCTGCCCGGGCTGATTAACCAAACCCACCGGAAAATCAGGGAAGCGTCGGCTGACAGTGCTTACGATACGCGTTACTGTCATGATGCTCTGCTGAGGAAAAAAATAAAGCCGCTTATCCCACCGCGAAGTGGTGCGCAATATTGGCCAGCTCGATACCATGAGCGTAACCATGCGGTGGCAAATCAGCATCTGAGCGGCAATAACGATACCTGGAAAAAGAAAGTAGGTTATCACCGGCGTTCACTGGCTGAAACGGCCATGTTCCGGTTTAAAATACTTCTGGGTGGTCATCTGAGTCTGCATGACTATGACGCGCAGGTAGGTGAGGCTATGGCAATGGTCAAAGCGCTTAACCGGATCACGTTGTTAGGAATGCCAAACAGCGTCCGCATCATGTAA
- a CDS encoding DegT/DnrJ/EryC1/StrS family aminotransferase → MKGKPAILYGVKAYSQGIPFLKPYIPSIATIKESIAEILASGMLTKEKYLQAYEDKAKAYSEDAQMNVVAVSSATIGLTLTLQALGITGDVLVPSFTFCASANAIVQTGAKPVFVDCCPDTYNISISALAQKITNQTEAILAVHVFGVPADCLALEKLAKAHNIKLIFDAAHGMGSTLDNIKIGRFGDAEVFSTTPMKTLVTGEGGLIFTRDAVLAQRLRTYREYGNLGDYDCTYVGTNGRLNEISCLMGVTSFDLLPENIRLHNAAANAYTQRLKSVPGISLQHIPNNVVSALLNKSEICDDFLPIRAIVT, encoded by the coding sequence ATGAAAGGTAAACCCGCTATTCTGTATGGGGTGAAAGCCTATTCGCAAGGAATACCCTTCTTGAAACCTTATATTCCTTCTATTGCGACTATAAAAGAGAGCATAGCGGAAATTTTAGCCTCCGGAATGCTTACCAAAGAGAAATATTTACAGGCATACGAAGACAAGGCAAAAGCGTATAGCGAGGACGCACAAATGAATGTCGTTGCGGTATCGTCGGCGACCATTGGCCTGACGCTTACCTTGCAAGCGCTTGGCATAACGGGGGACGTCTTGGTGCCGTCGTTTACATTTTGTGCATCTGCTAATGCGATTGTACAAACCGGGGCTAAACCGGTGTTTGTTGATTGCTGTCCGGATACATATAATATAAGCATTAGCGCTCTCGCGCAAAAAATAACCAACCAGACTGAAGCGATACTTGCGGTCCATGTCTTTGGTGTGCCTGCGGATTGCCTGGCGCTCGAAAAGCTAGCTAAAGCACATAATATCAAGCTCATATTCGATGCGGCCCACGGCATGGGATCTACATTGGATAACATCAAGATTGGTCGTTTCGGTGACGCTGAAGTATTCAGCACCACCCCAATGAAAACGCTGGTTACTGGTGAGGGTGGACTAATCTTTACCCGCGACGCGGTGTTAGCGCAAAGATTGAGAACGTATCGAGAGTATGGCAATCTAGGCGATTATGATTGTACCTATGTAGGCACGAATGGACGACTTAACGAAATAAGCTGTCTGATGGGGGTCACTTCGTTCGATTTATTGCCGGAAAATATCAGATTACACAATGCAGCCGCTAATGCCTATACGCAGAGATTGAAATCGGTTCCCGGTATCAGCCTACAGCATATCCCTAACAATGTTGTGAGCGCTTTGTTGAATAAATCCGAAATTTGTGACGACTTCCTCCCTATCAGGGCGATTGTTACATGA
- the aroE gene encoding shikimate dehydrogenase codes for MDTYAVFGNPINHSRSPRIHALFAAETGLAHPYGRVLAPLDGFEQTLRQFFDAGGLGANITLPFKERAFSLCDQLTERGSLAGAVNTIKKLPDGTLLGDNTDGIGLVSDLQRLALLRQDSRVLLVGAGGAARGVILPLLSYGCKVVLTNRTFPRAQELVEFYHHVGDISALPLERLGTPDYDLIINATSTGVQGGIPPLPASVIAPAVCCYDMFYQQGETPFIAWCRRHGALHCADGLGMLVGQAASAFFLWHGVLPSVLPVLETLRAELAA; via the coding sequence ATGGATACCTATGCCGTTTTTGGTAATCCGATTAACCATAGTCGGTCACCGCGCATTCATGCGCTCTTTGCCGCCGAAACCGGTTTAGCCCATCCTTATGGCCGCGTGTTAGCGCCGCTGGACGGTTTTGAGCAAACGCTGCGGCAGTTTTTCGACGCGGGAGGATTAGGGGCGAATATTACCCTGCCGTTTAAAGAACGTGCGTTTTCGCTGTGCGATCAGCTCACCGAGCGCGGGTCTTTGGCCGGGGCGGTGAATACCATCAAGAAACTACCGGATGGCACATTACTGGGGGACAACACCGACGGCATTGGGTTGGTCAGCGATTTGCAGCGTCTCGCTCTATTGCGCCAAGACAGCCGGGTGCTGTTAGTGGGCGCCGGCGGCGCGGCGCGGGGGGTTATCTTGCCGCTGCTGTCCTACGGCTGCAAAGTGGTGCTGACCAACCGCACTTTCCCCCGCGCACAAGAGCTGGTGGAGTTTTACCATCACGTCGGCGATATCAGTGCGCTGCCGCTGGAGCGCCTCGGCACGCCGGATTACGACCTGATCATTAACGCGACATCCACCGGGGTGCAGGGGGGTATCCCGCCGCTGCCGGCCTCCGTCATTGCGCCTGCGGTCTGCTGCTACGATATGTTTTATCAACAAGGCGAAACGCCGTTCATCGCCTGGTGTCGCCGGCACGGCGCGCTGCACTGCGCCGATGGGCTCGGCATGCTGGTGGGCCAGGCGGCGTCGGCCTTCTTCCTGTGGCATGGCGTATTGCCCTCGGTTTTGCCGGTGCTGGAAACCCTGCGCGCGGAGCTGGCTGCATGA
- the def gene encoding peptide deformylase → MSLLQVLHYPDERLRKVAKPVADVNDAIRRIVDDMFETMYAEEGIGLAATQVDIHQRIIVIDVSENRDQRLVLINPELLEKSGETGIDEGCLSIPDQRGFVPRAEKVKVRALDRDGNSFELETDDLLAICIQHEMDHLVGKLFVDYLSPLKRQRIRQKMEKLARMTARAEK, encoded by the coding sequence ATGTCATTATTGCAGGTATTACATTATCCCGACGAGCGGTTGCGCAAAGTCGCCAAACCTGTCGCCGACGTCAATGACGCCATCCGCCGCATAGTGGATGATATGTTTGAGACGATGTACGCCGAGGAGGGGATCGGCCTGGCCGCCACCCAGGTTGATATCCACCAGCGGATCATCGTTATTGATGTCTCGGAAAACCGCGATCAGCGCCTGGTGCTGATCAATCCCGAACTGCTGGAAAAAAGCGGCGAAACCGGCATTGATGAAGGCTGTCTGTCGATTCCCGATCAGCGAGGCTTCGTACCGCGGGCGGAGAAGGTGAAAGTGCGGGCGCTGGATCGCGACGGTAACAGCTTCGAGCTGGAGACGGACGATCTGCTGGCAATCTGTATCCAGCACGAGATGGATCATCTGGTCGGCAAGCTGTTTGTTGATTATCTCTCGCCGCTAAAACGTCAGCGCATTCGTCAAAAAATGGAAAAACTGGCGCGTATGACCGCGCGGGCGGAAAAGTAA
- a CDS encoding topoisomerase DNA-binding C4 zinc finger domain-containing protein, which yields MTKAALFSAKHPASCPQCGVELVIRSGQHGPFLGCSHYPQCDYIRSLKPQGDGHVVKVLEGQLCPECQSTLVLRQGRFGIFIGCSNYPECGHIAPTAVADATAFTCPQCRTGKLVQRTSRFGKSFYACDRYPACKYALNNQPVAGECAYCHFPLLMEKNTARGAKRFCADKGCGRPVATNDNEE from the coding sequence ATGACCAAAGCTGCGCTTTTTTCCGCGAAGCACCCGGCGTCCTGCCCCCAATGCGGGGTAGAGCTTGTTATTCGTTCTGGACAGCATGGCCCCTTTCTGGGCTGCTCTCATTACCCGCAGTGCGACTATATTCGCTCCCTAAAGCCCCAGGGTGATGGGCATGTAGTGAAAGTGCTCGAAGGACAGCTTTGCCCGGAATGCCAATCAACGCTGGTATTGCGTCAGGGGCGCTTCGGTATATTTATCGGCTGCTCGAACTATCCCGAATGCGGCCATATTGCGCCCACGGCGGTAGCTGACGCTACGGCATTTACCTGTCCCCAATGCCGCACTGGCAAACTGGTGCAGCGGACCTCGCGCTTTGGTAAAAGTTTTTACGCCTGCGATCGGTATCCCGCCTGCAAATATGCATTGAATAATCAGCCCGTGGCGGGGGAATGCGCGTATTGCCATTTCCCGCTGTTAATGGAGAAAAATACCGCCCGCGGCGCAAAGCGGTTTTGTGCCGATAAAGGCTGCGGCAGGCCGGTAGCGACAAACGATAATGAAGAATGA
- a CDS encoding DegT/DnrJ/EryC1/StrS family aminotransferase → MSTYKDFSIQVDKQLFGCDRDVLEAALCAEGIPTRRYFFPVVHKMKAYKEFNATVLPVSENIAATIFCLPIYPLLPLNDIAVISSAIAKIQRQAHRIANYIDGS, encoded by the coding sequence GTGAGTACCTATAAGGATTTTTCTATCCAGGTGGATAAACAACTTTTTGGCTGTGATAGGGACGTTTTGGAGGCAGCTTTATGTGCCGAGGGCATACCAACAAGGCGCTATTTCTTTCCCGTGGTACATAAAATGAAAGCCTATAAGGAATTCAACGCAACCGTATTGCCCGTGAGTGAAAATATCGCTGCAACTATTTTTTGTCTACCTATCTATCCTTTATTGCCATTGAATGATATTGCGGTAATATCATCAGCAATAGCGAAAATACAGCGCCAAGCGCACCGAATTGCAAATTACATTGACGGAAGTTGA
- a CDS encoding DUF1488 domain-containing protein, whose product MNQAIHFPDLEQWDAERQSVCFPALVGGMRAECQVSAGWLCSRFSSAASPYRILCKCLFSEVTVQAVTELDNKAAHCHAPVPQRHCPFL is encoded by the coding sequence ATGAACCAGGCGATACATTTCCCGGATCTGGAGCAATGGGATGCCGAGCGTCAAAGCGTGTGCTTTCCAGCGCTGGTGGGTGGGATGCGCGCGGAGTGCCAAGTCAGCGCGGGCTGGTTATGTAGCCGCTTTTCGTCCGCGGCGAGCCCGTACCGGATTCTGTGTAAATGCCTTTTCTCAGAAGTGACCGTCCAGGCGGTCACCGAACTCGATAATAAAGCGGCTCATTGCCATGCGCCAGTCCCTCAAAGGCATTGTCCATTTCTGTGA
- the istB gene encoding IS21-like element ISSoEn3 family helper ATPase IstB has translation MDTLLMALRELKLSAMVQALETQRELPGSYGELGFEERLSLMVEAENLHRKNNHICRLRRQSQMRLQAKPEDIRYIPSRGVTPEQMRDLLGGQYLKYQKSILITGPTGTGKTWISCALGEQACRQQYSVRYWRVGRLLAHLHQCQVDGTYLKQLNQLEKIELLILDEMGLESISPMQATILLEVMEDRYDKSSSILISQLPVKKWYGLIENPTTADALLDRLVHPSYRLELKGESLRKEQGVASTGKID, from the coding sequence ATGGATACACTGTTAATGGCTCTGCGAGAGCTGAAGTTGTCGGCAATGGTCCAGGCGTTGGAGACGCAACGCGAACTCCCGGGGAGTTATGGGGAGCTGGGGTTCGAGGAGCGGTTGTCGCTGATGGTAGAAGCGGAAAATTTGCATAGAAAAAACAACCACATATGCCGTCTTCGACGGCAATCGCAAATGCGCTTGCAGGCAAAACCGGAAGATATCCGCTATATCCCTAGCCGAGGAGTGACACCGGAACAGATGCGAGATCTGCTAGGGGGACAATATCTGAAATATCAGAAAAGCATACTCATCACGGGGCCGACAGGTACGGGCAAAACCTGGATCAGTTGTGCGCTTGGTGAGCAGGCATGCCGGCAGCAATATAGCGTGCGTTACTGGCGAGTGGGTCGGTTGCTGGCCCATCTTCACCAGTGTCAGGTAGACGGGACCTATCTAAAACAGCTTAATCAGTTAGAAAAAATAGAGTTACTGATCTTGGACGAAATGGGCCTAGAATCAATAAGTCCGATGCAGGCAACGATACTGTTGGAGGTGATGGAAGATCGCTACGACAAAAGCAGCAGCATCCTGATCAGTCAACTGCCGGTGAAAAAATGGTATGGACTGATAGAAAACCCCACGACAGCTGACGCGTTACTCGATCGGTTAGTACACCCTAGCTATAGACTGGAACTTAAAGGCGAATCACTACGCAAAGAGCAAGGAGTAGCCAGCACAGGAAAAATAGACTAA
- a CDS encoding IS256-like element ISSoEn2 family transposase produces MDEKQLQALANELAKNLKTPEDLSHFDRLLKKISVEAALNAEMTHHLGYDKNQPKPGTNARNGYSTKTVITGDGPLALRTPRDRDGSFEPQLVKKNQTRITGMDNQILSLYAKGMTTREIAAAFKELYDADVSPALVSKVTDAVMEQVVEWQNRPLDAVYPIVYLDCIVLKVRQDSRIINKSVFLALGINIEGQKELLGMWLAENEGAKFWLNVLTELKNRGLNDILIACVDGLKGFPDAINAVYPEARLQLCIVHMVRNSLRFVSWKDYKAVTRDLKAIYQAPTEEAGLQALEAFSSAWDIRYPQISRSWQTNWANLATFFAYPTDIRKVIYTTNAIESLNSVIRHAIKKRKVFPTDDAVKKVVWLAIQAASQKWTMPLRDWRMAMSRFIIEFGDRLDGHF; encoded by the coding sequence ATGGACGAAAAACAGTTGCAGGCTCTGGCTAACGAACTGGCCAAAAATCTCAAAACCCCTGAAGATCTCAGTCACTTCGATCGGCTGCTGAAAAAAATTAGCGTCGAAGCAGCTCTCAATGCCGAAATGACCCATCACCTCGGCTACGATAAAAATCAGCCTAAACCGGGGACCAACGCCCGCAACGGATATTCCACAAAAACCGTTATCACTGGCGATGGCCCGCTGGCGCTGCGTACTCCGCGCGATCGTGACGGTTCCTTTGAACCGCAACTGGTGAAGAAGAACCAGACCCGGATTACCGGGATGGATAACCAGATTTTATCGTTGTACGCCAAAGGGATGACCACCCGCGAGATCGCCGCCGCGTTCAAAGAGCTGTATGACGCCGATGTCTCGCCGGCGCTGGTCTCAAAGGTCACCGATGCGGTCATGGAGCAGGTTGTCGAATGGCAAAACCGGCCTCTGGATGCAGTCTATCCCATTGTTTATCTTGACTGTATCGTTCTAAAAGTCCGGCAGGACAGCCGCATCATCAACAAATCTGTGTTCCTGGCGCTGGGCATCAACATCGAAGGCCAGAAAGAGTTGCTAGGTATGTGGCTGGCCGAAAATGAAGGCGCAAAGTTCTGGCTGAACGTGCTGACAGAGCTGAAAAACCGCGGCCTGAACGATATCCTTATCGCCTGCGTAGACGGGCTGAAAGGTTTCCCTGACGCTATTAACGCGGTGTATCCGGAGGCGCGGCTCCAGCTGTGTATCGTACATATGGTGCGCAACAGCCTGCGGTTCGTCTCCTGGAAGGACTACAAGGCCGTCACCCGCGACCTGAAAGCTATCTATCAGGCCCCTACGGAAGAAGCCGGCTTGCAGGCGCTGGAAGCGTTCTCCAGTGCCTGGGACATCCGCTACCCGCAAATAAGTCGAAGCTGGCAGACAAACTGGGCCAATCTGGCCACGTTCTTTGCCTACCCAACGGACATCCGCAAGGTGATCTACACGACCAACGCCATCGAGTCGTTAAACAGCGTGATCCGGCATGCCATCAAAAAGCGCAAGGTGTTCCCGACCGACGACGCAGTGAAAAAGGTGGTGTGGCTGGCGATACAGGCGGCCTCACAGAAATGGACAATGCCTTTGAGGGACTGGCGCATGGCAATGAGCCGCTTTATTATCGAGTTCGGTGACCGCCTGGACGGTCACTTCTGA
- a CDS encoding DUF494 family protein, whose amino-acid sequence MFDVLMYLFETYIHNEVEMCVDQDKLTDDLTRAGFHQDDIYNALNWLEKLADLQDGQGRAFALNADPLAMRIYTDEESQFLDTDCRGFLLFLEQIQVLNLETREMVIDRVMALDAAKFDLEDLKWVILMVLFNIPGCENAYQQMEDLVFEEDEQRLH is encoded by the coding sequence ATGTTCGACGTACTAATGTATTTGTTTGAAACCTACATCCACAATGAAGTCGAAATGTGCGTGGATCAGGATAAATTGACCGATGACCTTACCCGAGCGGGCTTTCATCAGGACGATATTTATAATGCGTTAAACTGGCTGGAGAAACTGGCTGATTTGCAGGACGGGCAGGGCAGAGCTTTTGCGCTGAATGCCGATCCGCTTGCCATGCGTATCTACACTGATGAGGAGAGTCAGTTCCTGGATACCGACTGTCGCGGTTTCTTATTATTTCTTGAACAGATTCAGGTGTTGAACCTTGAAACCCGCGAGATGGTCATCGATCGTGTGATGGCGTTGGACGCGGCGAAATTTGATTTAGAAGATCTGAAGTGGGTTATTCTTATGGTGCTGTTTAATATTCCAGGCTGTGAAAATGCCTATCAGCAAATGGAAGATCTGGTTTTTGAAGAAGACGAACAGCGTCTGCATTGA
- the tsaC gene encoding L-threonylcarbamoyladenylate synthase type 1 TsaC, which produces MKNETLLPDLTNVVTALRQQQVIAYPTEAVFGLGCDPDSESAVQALLKLKQRPWQKGLILVAEHYAQLTDYIDDSALDNAARERMFACWPGPVTWVVPARPTTPRWLTGQYASLAVRVSAFEPVRRLCLAFGKPLVSTSANLIGLPPARTAGEVREQLGAVFPVLDEAVEGRCNPSEIRDALSGELIRQG; this is translated from the coding sequence ATGAAGAATGAAACTCTCTTGCCTGACCTGACAAATGTAGTGACGGCGCTGCGCCAGCAGCAGGTTATCGCTTATCCGACAGAGGCCGTGTTCGGGTTAGGCTGCGATCCGGACAGCGAAAGCGCGGTTCAGGCGCTGCTCAAGCTAAAACAGCGCCCGTGGCAAAAAGGGTTGATCCTGGTTGCCGAGCATTACGCCCAGCTCACGGATTATATTGACGACAGCGCGTTGGATAATGCCGCGCGGGAGCGGATGTTCGCCTGTTGGCCGGGCCCCGTTACTTGGGTGGTACCGGCCCGCCCCACAACACCGCGCTGGTTAACGGGGCAATACGCATCACTGGCGGTACGCGTCAGCGCATTTGAACCAGTGCGGCGTCTTTGCCTAGCTTTCGGCAAGCCGCTGGTGTCCACCAGCGCTAATTTGATCGGGCTGCCGCCGGCGCGTACCGCCGGCGAAGTGCGTGAGCAATTAGGCGCCGTTTTTCCGGTACTGGACGAAGCGGTGGAGGGGCGGTGCAATCCTTCTGAAATTCGCGATGCCCTAAGCGGCGAATTAATTCGCCAGGGCTGA
- a CDS encoding NUDIX domain-containing protein, producing MSRYVKDIRAMIGHRPLLLAGSNVIILDERGDILLQQRLNGYRGLPEGLLELGESLEETARREVLEETGLTALC from the coding sequence ATGAGCAGATATGTAAAAGACATAAGAGCCATGATCGGTCACCGGCCTTTATTATTGGCGGGGTCGAATGTCATCATTCTGGATGAAAGAGGCGATATTTTATTACAACAAAGATTGAATGGCTATCGAGGTTTGCCGGAAGGGTTGCTTGAGCTGGGTGAGTCATTAGAAGAGACCGCGCGACGCGAAGTGTTGGAAGAAACGGGACTGACGGCGCTTTGTTGA